The following proteins are encoded in a genomic region of Methanomicrobiales archaeon HGW-Methanomicrobiales-1:
- a CDS encoding universal stress protein produces MFTKMLLATDGSDNANRAADAAISLAQALSLSSITIVHIVTSPPSESRMVQAKFDVHSLLEEESRTLISTTLGRCDAAGITYTLKVAIGDPAQEILTHVQKEKVDLVVIGSRGLGTLKGVLMGSVSQKIAHLAPCPVLIVK; encoded by the coding sequence ATATTTACAAAAATGTTACTTGCAACCGATGGATCAGACAATGCCAACCGTGCGGCTGATGCGGCGATCAGTCTTGCACAGGCACTCTCTTTATCGTCCATCACCATTGTCCATATCGTGACGTCTCCCCCGTCAGAATCCCGCATGGTACAGGCAAAATTCGATGTCCACTCACTGCTTGAAGAGGAGTCACGTACCCTCATCAGCACAACTCTCGGCCGTTGTGATGCAGCAGGTATTACTTACACGCTGAAAGTAGCTATTGGCGATCCTGCACAGGAAATCCTTACCCATGTGCAGAAAGAGAAAGTCGATCTGGTAGTGATTGGCAGCCGGGGGTTAGGTACCTTAAAAGGCGTGCTTATGGGAAGTGTCAGCCAGAAGATCGCTCATCTTGCACCGTGCCCGGTCCTGATCGTCAAGTAA
- a CDS encoding NAD(+) diphosphatase produces MIHDAKFSAGTLAFRFPVPEAVPVAEALWVMVSGNRVAVTNGNTPTIFSEKNPAGFPCPVERVQYLGHRETTPCYAAEIAQGTTLPKPWKYSGVRELFGQVPDDELAIAALAVQIIDFDRTTQYCGRCGAKTRQLRTERAKFCSDCNLITYPRLSPAIIVLVQNGDQILLARSPGFPTGLHSTLAGFVEPGENLEHAVSREVFEEVGIAVKNIRYFGSEPWPFPHSFMIGFTAEYAGGEITIDNKEIVSAGWFDRDHLPQIPSRMSISRALIDNWMERRPVS; encoded by the coding sequence ATGATCCACGATGCGAAATTTTCAGCAGGTACCCTGGCCTTCCGGTTCCCTGTACCTGAAGCGGTCCCGGTAGCAGAAGCCCTCTGGGTGATGGTGAGCGGCAACCGTGTTGCGGTAACGAACGGAAATACCCCCACGATATTTTCTGAAAAAAATCCCGCTGGTTTCCCCTGCCCTGTAGAGCGGGTCCAGTATCTTGGTCACCGTGAGACAACTCCCTGTTACGCAGCAGAGATCGCTCAGGGTACAACGCTTCCCAAGCCGTGGAAATATTCCGGCGTGCGGGAACTGTTCGGGCAGGTCCCGGATGACGAACTCGCCATTGCGGCCCTTGCCGTCCAGATAATCGACTTTGACCGCACCACGCAGTACTGCGGACGGTGTGGTGCAAAAACCCGGCAGCTGCGGACCGAACGGGCGAAATTCTGTTCGGATTGCAACCTGATCACGTATCCCCGGCTTTCACCGGCTATCATTGTCCTGGTGCAAAACGGGGACCAGATCCTGCTTGCCCGCTCACCCGGGTTCCCGACCGGCCTGCACAGTACCCTTGCGGGGTTTGTAGAGCCCGGTGAGAACCTCGAGCATGCAGTCAGCCGGGAAGTTTTTGAAGAAGTAGGGATTGCGGTAAAAAATATCCGCTATTTTGGCAGTGAACCGTGGCCATTTCCTCATTCGTTCATGATTGGTTTTACGGCAGAATATGCCGGCGGAGAGATCACGATTGACAACAAGGAGATCGTATCGGCGGGATGGTTTGATCGTGATCACCTGCCCCAGATCCCTTCACGCATGAGCATCTCGCGGGCGCTCATTGACAACTGGATGGAACGCCGCCCGGTATCCTGA
- a CDS encoding mechanosensitive ion channel protein MscS → MVILSTPVIGDVTVLDLIIFFIIVSASVIIAKIVGGYIKKNLSDRIRQDEMTKIIKVTQAVIILGGIFISLPSFKVDIGELLLIGGTAGIIIGFASQRLVTNVGSGIFLLIERPVKIRDTIKIGETEGIIEDIRILSTTIKNFEGVYIRIPNETVFNSEITNYVANIARRFEYRIAIRYSDDAGRAIQVITDLVAAEPFVLVNPPPSIYVDELGDNGVILMVRIWAPSLEWWAVRTELLWKIKLALELEGIGFPFPQRTVWFAQENKNDSGQPGTGKNREPTGAGQAP, encoded by the coding sequence ATGGTCATTCTTTCAACACCGGTTATCGGGGATGTCACGGTCCTCGATCTCATTATATTTTTCATTATCGTCAGTGCTTCGGTCATTATTGCAAAAATTGTCGGAGGATATATCAAAAAGAACCTCTCTGACCGCATCCGGCAGGATGAGATGACGAAGATCATCAAGGTCACCCAGGCAGTCATCATACTCGGGGGCATTTTTATCAGCCTTCCCAGTTTTAAGGTTGATATAGGAGAACTCCTCCTGATTGGCGGAACTGCTGGTATTATCATTGGTTTTGCCAGCCAGCGGCTCGTCACCAATGTGGGTTCCGGCATCTTCCTTCTCATCGAACGCCCGGTCAAGATCCGCGATACCATCAAAATTGGCGAGACCGAAGGGATCATTGAGGATATCAGGATTCTCTCTACGACCATCAAGAACTTTGAGGGCGTGTATATACGCATCCCGAATGAGACAGTCTTCAATTCTGAGATCACCAACTATGTTGCCAATATCGCACGGAGGTTCGAGTACCGTATTGCGATCCGGTACAGCGATGATGCCGGGCGGGCAATCCAGGTCATCACGGATCTTGTAGCAGCAGAGCCGTTTGTTCTCGTGAACCCTCCCCCCTCCATCTATGTAGACGAGTTGGGAGATAACGGGGTCATTCTCATGGTACGGATCTGGGCCCCGTCCCTCGAATGGTGGGCAGTCAGGACCGAGTTGCTCTGGAAGATCAAACTGGCGCTTGAACTGGAAGGAATCGGATTTCCGTTTCCGCAGCGCACAGTCTGGTTTGCCCAGGAAAACAAAAACGATTCCGGACAACCCGGAACAGGAAAAAACAGGGAACCGACAGGAGCCGGACAGGCTCCCTGA
- a CDS encoding tRNA pseudouridine(13) synthase TruD, with translation MKPSTYPLERELGMRYYASDADGIGGRLRSAPEDFLVEELPLPEKGGTVGPYLICLLVKKNWELQHAVKEIAKRLGISHRRIGWAGTKDRNAITRQWISIYNVTAEQVTAIHLKDITLEPLRQSNEALSLGQLLGNRFDLVIRDTQSPDLAGQVQALTVTASEGVPNYFGLQRFGAIRPVTHRVGEWILRGDYEQAVVTYVGQEFPGEVDPVKTIRADFLATRDPEPALRNLPVHMAFERAMLHHLYTHPGDYPGALKELPPKLLSLFVSAFQSYLFNCALSQRFDDGHTLNDPIPGDRLLFANGRTDVVTATNANAVSIHIKRDRCTIALFMPGKGKSDVATYGEQIMESLLQKHQITAADFERASAFVSTKFDGAWRPITLKTAIESSLENSDVRLKFTLPPGHYATTVCREFMKADPLQMI, from the coding sequence ATGAAACCGAGCACGTATCCTCTTGAACGCGAGCTCGGTATGCGGTATTATGCGAGCGATGCCGATGGGATCGGTGGCAGGCTCCGGTCAGCACCCGAGGATTTCCTTGTCGAAGAGCTCCCGCTTCCGGAAAAGGGCGGTACCGTCGGCCCCTATCTCATCTGCCTGCTTGTAAAAAAGAACTGGGAACTCCAGCATGCGGTCAAGGAGATCGCAAAACGGCTCGGTATCAGCCACCGCCGTATCGGCTGGGCAGGCACCAAGGACCGGAACGCGATCACCCGCCAGTGGATCTCGATCTATAACGTGACGGCAGAACAGGTTACAGCAATCCATCTCAAAGATATTACCTTAGAACCGCTCCGGCAGTCCAATGAGGCATTGTCGCTGGGCCAGCTGCTTGGCAACCGGTTTGACCTCGTCATACGGGATACGCAATCTCCTGATCTTGCAGGGCAGGTTCAGGCTCTCACGGTCACTGCATCCGAAGGTGTCCCCAACTATTTCGGGCTCCAGCGGTTCGGGGCGATCCGACCGGTGACCCACCGGGTCGGGGAATGGATCTTACGCGGGGATTATGAACAGGCTGTTGTCACCTACGTTGGCCAGGAATTTCCCGGTGAGGTAGACCCGGTAAAAACAATACGGGCTGACTTTTTAGCCACCCGGGATCCCGAACCCGCCCTGCGCAATCTTCCGGTTCACATGGCATTCGAACGGGCGATGCTGCACCATCTCTATACCCACCCGGGCGATTATCCCGGTGCTCTTAAGGAGCTGCCGCCAAAACTGCTCTCCCTGTTTGTCTCTGCCTTCCAGTCGTACCTGTTCAACTGCGCACTCAGCCAGCGGTTCGATGACGGGCACACCCTCAATGATCCCATACCCGGTGATCGTCTTCTCTTTGCCAACGGGCGTACGGACGTTGTTACCGCTACGAATGCCAACGCAGTCTCGATCCACATAAAGCGTGACCGCTGCACGATTGCGCTGTTCATGCCGGGCAAGGGAAAATCTGATGTAGCTACGTACGGGGAGCAGATCATGGAATCGCTCCTGCAAAAACACCAGATCACGGCAGCAGACTTTGAAAGGGCATCGGCTTTTGTCAGCACAAAATTCGATGGTGCATGGCGCCCGATCACGTTGAAAACGGCGATTGAATCCTCTCTTGAGAATTCTGATGTGCGGCTGAAGTTTACCCTGCCCCCGGGCCATTACGCGACAACAGTCTGCCGGGAATTTATGAAAGCAGATCCGTTGCAGATGATATAA
- the pth2 gene encoding aminoacyl-tRNA hydrolase — translation MAVEPEFRYKQCLIIRNDVKMSCGKRCAQAAHASIGAYNNADKTLAKAWISEGQKKVVLKANDERTLHELRVIAERSGISHSLIQDAGMTEIPPGTITALGLGPAKSEDLDKITGTLTLL, via the coding sequence ATGGCAGTCGAGCCCGAATTCCGGTATAAGCAGTGCCTCATCATACGAAATGATGTCAAGATGAGCTGCGGTAAGCGGTGCGCCCAGGCAGCGCATGCATCCATTGGTGCATACAACAATGCCGACAAGACACTGGCAAAAGCCTGGATCTCGGAAGGGCAGAAAAAAGTCGTGCTCAAGGCCAATGACGAGAGAACCCTGCACGAGCTCCGGGTGATCGCAGAACGGTCCGGTATCTCCCACTCCCTCATCCAGGATGCGGGCATGACCGAGATTCCCCCGGGCACGATCACCGCGCTCGGGCTGGGTCCGGCAAAGAGCGAAGACCTCGATAAGATCACCGGCACACTCACCCTGTTATGA
- a CDS encoding MerR family transcriptional regulator, whose product MAIDQIPIGRFSLITRLSQKALRLYDERGLLVPQEKDLCTRYRYYTGSQIARGVSIKTLCELGFPLSEIETLLMAKEANDTVTIHALFQKRRTEIRSEVSRLQEIEAILENPDASLELIYMSLNEPVVKEILPVRIVGNRGNGPYGETITRLITGLCSQLFSDENQKNGLKITGPFMTLYHDREYREKDADMECVVPITGRIALSEPSMEVRTLAGGKCVSLIYKGPYAGLHEAWARIGAYAEERDFVITGPHRELYLNDPCTIPENELLTELQIPIDPALHSTCA is encoded by the coding sequence ATGGCTATCGACCAGATCCCGATTGGCAGGTTCTCGCTTATTACCCGTCTCAGCCAGAAAGCGCTCCGGCTCTATGACGAAAGAGGCCTGCTGGTGCCGCAGGAAAAAGACCTGTGCACCCGGTACCGGTACTATACCGGTTCCCAGATCGCCCGGGGTGTCTCCATCAAGACCTTGTGCGAACTGGGTTTCCCACTATCTGAGATTGAAACCCTCCTTATGGCAAAGGAGGCCAACGATACCGTAACAATCCATGCACTTTTCCAGAAGCGCAGGACCGAGATCCGGTCTGAGGTCAGCAGGTTACAGGAGATCGAGGCAATTCTTGAAAACCCGGATGCCTCGCTGGAGTTGATCTACATGTCCTTAAATGAACCCGTAGTAAAAGAAATTTTACCTGTTCGCATTGTTGGCAACCGGGGTAATGGTCCGTACGGTGAAACGATCACACGACTGATAACCGGGCTCTGTTCCCAATTGTTTTCTGATGAAAACCAGAAAAACGGGCTGAAGATCACCGGGCCGTTCATGACGCTGTACCACGATCGTGAGTACAGAGAAAAAGATGCGGATATGGAGTGTGTTGTTCCGATCACCGGCAGGATTGCACTCAGTGAGCCGTCCATGGAGGTCCGGACCCTGGCCGGGGGAAAATGCGTATCCCTTATCTATAAAGGACCTTACGCCGGTCTCCATGAGGCCTGGGCCCGGATTGGTGCCTATGCAGAAGAACGGGATTTTGTTATTACCGGCCCCCACCGCGAGCTGTATCTCAATGATCCCTGCACCATTCCGGAAAATGAACTGCTGACCGAGCTCCAGATCCCCATTGATCCGGCCCTGCACAGTACCTGTGCTTGA
- a CDS encoding sodium-independent anion transporter, giving the protein MNFHALKREWFSNLRGDSLAGITVALALIPEAIAFSIIAGVNPMVGLYASICIAIVIAFAGGRPGMISAATGSMALIMIVLVRDYGLEYLLAATILTGIFQVILGWLNVGRFITFVPYPVVLGFVNALAILIFLAQVPFFINATWVMYIMVAGTLAIVYFLPRFTRLVPSSLAAIVVMTAIAIGTGIQVLAVGDIGTITQSLPVFHLPAVPISLETLLIILPYSLTLVIVGLLESLLTASIVDEMTDTRSNRDREVRGQGYANTITGFFGGMAGCAMIGQSVINIKSGATGRLSSLVAGLFLLFLIIALGDVLARIPMAALVGVMIMVALSTFDWKSVQDLPKVPVSDAAIMVITIVIVVFTHDLAKGVIAGVILSALVFGWRISAINATATIRSSGVKIYTVKGQVFFGTMAAFIDLFDYANDPQRVEIDLAQSHIWDQSAVAAIAKVVDKYQQQGKSVYVTGLNPESQETLDKGFS; this is encoded by the coding sequence GTGAATTTTCACGCACTCAAACGAGAATGGTTTTCCAATCTCCGGGGCGACTCCCTTGCCGGCATAACCGTAGCACTTGCCCTCATCCCCGAAGCAATTGCATTCTCCATCATTGCCGGTGTCAACCCCATGGTGGGATTATACGCGTCCATCTGCATTGCCATTGTTATCGCATTTGCTGGCGGCAGACCCGGTATGATATCGGCAGCAACCGGTTCAATGGCGCTGATCATGATTGTGCTTGTGCGCGATTACGGGCTTGAGTACCTGCTCGCAGCAACCATCCTTACCGGCATTTTTCAGGTTATTCTCGGGTGGCTGAATGTCGGGCGGTTTATTACGTTTGTTCCCTATCCGGTTGTGCTCGGTTTTGTCAATGCTCTTGCCATCCTTATCTTCCTGGCCCAGGTGCCATTTTTCATCAACGCAACATGGGTGATGTATATCATGGTTGCCGGCACGCTGGCGATCGTTTACTTCCTTCCCCGGTTCACCCGGCTGGTCCCGTCGTCCCTTGCAGCGATCGTTGTGATGACGGCGATTGCGATCGGCACCGGCATCCAGGTCCTGGCCGTAGGAGACATCGGCACGATCACCCAGTCCCTGCCGGTATTTCACCTGCCCGCAGTTCCCATCTCGTTAGAGACACTGTTAATTATCCTGCCCTATTCCTTAACCCTCGTTATCGTCGGGCTGCTCGAATCGTTGCTTACCGCGTCGATCGTCGATGAGATGACCGATACCCGAAGTAACCGCGACCGCGAGGTCCGGGGACAGGGCTATGCAAATACCATTACCGGGTTCTTTGGCGGTATGGCCGGATGTGCGATGATCGGACAGTCAGTCATCAACATCAAATCCGGGGCCACCGGGAGATTGTCATCCCTGGTAGCCGGCCTGTTTCTCCTGTTCCTCATCATCGCTCTCGGGGATGTACTGGCCCGGATACCCATGGCAGCCCTTGTGGGGGTAATGATCATGGTTGCTTTGAGTACCTTTGACTGGAAATCCGTACAGGACCTGCCAAAAGTTCCGGTCAGTGATGCGGCAATCATGGTCATAACCATTGTAATTGTTGTGTTCACCCACGATCTTGCGAAAGGAGTGATCGCCGGAGTCATCCTGAGCGCACTGGTGTTCGGGTGGAGGATATCGGCCATCAACGCAACGGCCACGATCCGGAGCAGCGGGGTTAAAATTTACACGGTAAAAGGGCAGGTCTTCTTCGGTACAATGGCGGCATTCATTGATCTCTTCGATTATGCAAACGATCCGCAGCGGGTGGAGATCGATCTGGCCCAATCACACATATGGGATCAATCCGCAGTGGCAGCGATTGCAAAAGTGGTGGACAAGTACCAGCAGCAGGGCAAATCCGTCTATGTAACCGGGCTGAATCCCGAAAGCCAGGAAACCCTCGATAAAGGATTTTCATAA